The following proteins are encoded in a genomic region of Dokdonia donghaensis DSW-1:
- a CDS encoding inorganic phosphate transporter — MDNIYIFMIAALAILAIADLVVGVSNDAVNFLNSAIGSKAVTFRTVMIVASVGIAFGALSSSGMMEVARKGIFDPSQFYFNEIMIIFMAVMITDIILLDIFNSLGMPTSTTVSIVFELLGAAVVMSIIKISNNSDSLLQLGEYINTDKATEIILGILLSVFIAFSVGAIIQLITRVLLTFDFQKKASWIAAVFGGIAVSAISYFIIIKGLKGADILPPAFSSWANENLLQFLGANFIVWTILSWVSHAVLKQNIYRLVIILGTFALAMAFAGNDLVNFIGVPMAAYNSFGAWSGSGILPEAFSMEQLAEKVPTQPILLLIAGLIMVLTLWFSKKARRVVKTSVDLSRQDEVKERFKPNWVSQNLVRLVIIANTGVNKILPAPIRNRINKSFTPVLMTSTKAIDAPAFDMVRAAVNLVVASVLISIATGLKLPLSTTYVTFMVAMGTSLADRAWGAESAVYRVAGVLNVIGGWFLTAFSAFTAAGIFAYLMYLGGNIAIIGLFILAIAMLVRNYIATKKSNKEAQIEEDLRKAESHTISGIIEESADNIAKTILRTNKIYTGTLKGLAKNKVSSLKKSRGTVEKLNDEIDELRNNIFYFIKNLEETSVRGSNFYIEILGYLEDITQSLEYIAKSSYKHVNNNHKPLRFTQIKDLQEIDNKLSEFLQETATAFNDRNYMRIEALLGKKDELYGQVTDKIQKQVERTRSEESSPKNTTLYFGLLLETKDLIEEILNLLDLYNSEHKRS; from the coding sequence ATGGATAACATTTACATATTTATGATTGCCGCTCTTGCAATTCTTGCGATTGCAGATCTTGTAGTAGGAGTGAGTAATGATGCGGTAAACTTTTTAAACTCGGCTATAGGATCAAAAGCTGTCACGTTTAGAACAGTGATGATTGTTGCTAGTGTAGGTATTGCCTTTGGGGCTTTATCATCTAGTGGTATGATGGAGGTCGCTCGTAAAGGTATTTTTGACCCTAGCCAGTTTTACTTTAATGAGATAATGATCATATTTATGGCAGTAATGATTACAGACATCATACTGCTAGATATTTTTAATAGTTTAGGTATGCCTACCTCTACTACCGTATCTATTGTATTTGAACTTTTAGGTGCAGCTGTGGTGATGTCTATTATTAAAATTTCTAACAATAGTGACTCACTCTTACAGCTAGGTGAATATATTAATACGGATAAGGCTACAGAGATCATTTTAGGTATTTTGCTCTCGGTATTTATTGCATTTTCTGTGGGAGCTATCATACAGCTCATTACGAGAGTACTCCTTACTTTTGATTTTCAAAAAAAGGCATCTTGGATTGCAGCTGTTTTTGGTGGTATTGCCGTTTCTGCCATTTCTTATTTTATCATTATAAAAGGGCTTAAAGGAGCAGATATACTTCCTCCTGCTTTTAGTAGCTGGGCAAATGAAAATCTTTTACAGTTTTTAGGAGCCAACTTTATTGTGTGGACCATACTATCTTGGGTATCGCACGCAGTCTTAAAACAAAACATTTATAGACTTGTTATCATACTAGGAACCTTTGCGCTTGCAATGGCATTTGCTGGTAATGACTTAGTAAACTTTATAGGTGTCCCTATGGCCGCTTATAACTCTTTTGGAGCGTGGTCTGGCTCTGGTATTTTACCAGAAGCGTTTAGTATGGAGCAACTAGCCGAAAAAGTACCTACACAACCTATACTCCTTCTCATTGCTGGACTTATTATGGTGTTAACACTCTGGTTTAGTAAAAAAGCGCGACGCGTAGTAAAGACTTCTGTAGATTTATCACGTCAAGATGAGGTAAAAGAACGTTTTAAACCTAACTGGGTTTCTCAAAATCTAGTACGCCTAGTTATCATAGCAAATACTGGAGTTAATAAAATATTACCTGCTCCTATTAGAAATAGAATAAACAAAAGCTTTACCCCTGTCTTAATGACAAGTACAAAAGCAATAGACGCTCCAGCTTTTGATATGGTGCGTGCGGCGGTAAATCTAGTCGTTGCGAGTGTACTTATATCAATCGCTACAGGTCTCAAATTACCATTATCTACCACCTACGTTACGTTTATGGTTGCAATGGGAACTTCTCTTGCAGATCGTGCGTGGGGAGCAGAGAGTGCCGTATATCGTGTTGCGGGAGTACTTAATGTAATAGGAGGATGGTTCTTAACAGCATTTAGCGCATTTACAGCGGCAGGTATCTTTGCGTACCTAATGTACTTAGGTGGAAACATTGCTATCATAGGCTTATTTATACTAGCTATTGCTATGCTTGTGCGTAACTATATTGCCACTAAGAAGAGTAACAAAGAAGCACAAATAGAAGAAGACCTCCGTAAAGCAGAGAGTCATACTATATCTGGAATTATAGAAGAAAGCGCAGACAATATTGCAAAAACAATCTTACGTACCAATAAGATCTACACTGGCACCCTTAAAGGCCTTGCAAAAAATAAAGTGAGTAGCCTTAAAAAAAGTAGAGGTACCGTAGAGAAGCTTAATGATGAGATAGATGAACTGCGCAACAACATCTTTTACTTTATAAAGAATCTTGAAGAAACCTCTGTACGTGGCTCTAACTTCTACATTGAGATATTAGGCTATCTAGAAGATATCACGCAATCACTTGAGTACATCGCAAAGTCTAGTTACAAACACGTAAATAACAACCACAAGCCACTGCGCTTTACTCAAATTAAAGACCTACAAGAGATAGATAACAAGCTAAGTGAGTTCTTACAAGAAACAGCCACTGCCTTTAATGATCGCAACTATATGCGCATCGAGGCACTTCTAGGTAAGAAGGATGAGCTTTATGGCCAGGTGACAGATAAGATTCAAAAGCAAGTAGAGCGCACTCGCTCTGAGGAGTCTTCTCCTAAAAATACCACTCTTTACTTTGGTTTACTACTAGAGACAAAAGACCTAATTGAAGAAATTCTAAATCTTCTTGATTTATATAATTCAGAGCATAAGAGATCTTAA
- a CDS encoding TonB-dependent receptor has product MKTLIYSFFLLVTAISLQAQTGTIAGTVNDGQLNDILPFANILVQGTTKGTTSDFDGKYTLDVEPGTYVIEFSFVGYTTQQISEVVVKEGSTTVLDVTLSGASLDEVVITTTARKNTEQSVLNLQRKSVQLLDGLSLESIKKSGASNVASAVRNVPGVSVQGGKYVYVRGLGDRYTKTILNGVDVPGLDPDRNTLQLDIFPSSLLENIIVVKSSTADQPADFTGGVVDIVTKDIPNGKQSSASIGLGYNPDFHFNSNYITNESSGTDFLGFDDGLRSNPFNENQEFNFPTTTPNTAEFLAGRLNPTLAAARENSGADMSLSFTTGNSYDVGDNKLGFLASVSYKNETTYYDDYVDGQRFRKDTDPSIFELNTDRTQQGERGENNVLISALGGLSYKTDRSKYRFNVLHIQNGESGASLLTQTNRIDNSNTIKKDVLIYTERGLTNLFFSGKHTNEDASWTTEWKLSPTFSNVDDKDFRTTPFLINEDTGDFIISPSESGDASRFFRELDEINVASKLDLTRKHQLFEKDAKLKFGGAFTYKQRDFATVRFSTPFRNFDSTILNGDPNAILGQYAYSATDDSGFFVRQDSNENDSYDSNINIAALYASEEFRPSSWFTAIVGLRAEKFDLIYTGQDQNGNIFDEEKILDKFDLFPSANLIFDMNEEGAQKLRASFARTTARPSFKEASLAQIFNPIENELFIGNINLQPTYINNFDLRYEIYGEEEKKFGLGDFLALSGFYKKFKDPIELTFFAEATGQVTPRNLGDAEVYGVELELRKSLDIIGLDNFSLNLNTSIIESNETYNEDELILRQALLKEGEDLGDGRVLQGQSPFLLNAGIAYESTEGGWKSGLFYNVQGKTLEIVAAGEIADVYTLPFNDLKFNLSKSFGEDQNQTITFKAGNLLNDDRESVFQSFGAQDQLYSKWSPGQDFSLSYSFKF; this is encoded by the coding sequence ATGAAAACTTTAATTTATTCATTCTTTCTTTTAGTAACTGCCATAAGTTTACAAGCTCAAACAGGTACCATTGCAGGTACTGTAAATGACGGTCAACTTAATGACATTTTACCTTTTGCAAACATCCTCGTTCAAGGAACAACTAAAGGAACCACCTCAGACTTTGACGGCAAATACACTCTGGATGTCGAGCCAGGGACGTATGTAATCGAATTCTCGTTTGTAGGATACACTACACAACAAATTTCTGAAGTTGTGGTAAAAGAAGGAAGCACAACAGTACTAGACGTAACACTTTCTGGAGCGTCACTAGACGAGGTTGTCATCACAACTACTGCACGTAAAAACACAGAACAATCTGTTTTGAATCTACAGAGAAAATCTGTGCAGCTACTAGATGGTCTTTCATTAGAAAGCATCAAGAAAAGTGGAGCAAGTAACGTAGCTTCTGCCGTACGTAATGTACCTGGAGTATCTGTACAAGGAGGTAAATATGTGTATGTACGTGGTCTTGGAGACCGTTACACAAAAACTATACTTAATGGTGTTGATGTACCAGGTCTAGATCCAGACCGTAACACACTACAACTAGACATCTTTCCATCATCACTACTTGAAAACATTATCGTAGTAAAATCATCTACTGCAGATCAACCTGCAGATTTTACTGGTGGAGTTGTAGATATTGTAACAAAAGACATCCCTAATGGAAAACAGTCTAGCGCATCTATTGGGCTAGGTTACAACCCAGACTTTCACTTTAACAGTAATTATATCACTAACGAGTCAAGTGGTACTGACTTTTTAGGTTTTGACGACGGTTTACGTAGTAATCCTTTTAATGAAAACCAAGAATTCAACTTCCCTACTACTACGCCAAATACGGCAGAATTTCTTGCTGGAAGACTTAACCCTACCCTAGCAGCAGCACGTGAAAATAGTGGTGCAGATATGAGCTTGTCATTTACCACAGGTAACTCTTATGATGTAGGAGATAACAAACTCGGCTTTCTTGCTTCTGTTTCTTACAAAAATGAAACTACTTATTATGATGATTATGTAGATGGACAACGTTTTAGAAAAGATACAGATCCTAGTATTTTTGAGTTAAATACTGATAGAACGCAACAAGGTGAACGCGGAGAAAACAATGTACTTATAAGTGCACTAGGAGGCCTATCTTACAAGACAGACCGCTCTAAGTATCGCTTTAATGTACTACACATACAAAATGGTGAGTCTGGAGCATCTCTCTTGACACAAACTAACCGTATAGACAACAGTAACACGATTAAAAAAGACGTTCTTATTTACACAGAGCGTGGTCTTACTAACCTTTTTTTTAGTGGTAAACACACTAATGAAGATGCAAGCTGGACGACAGAGTGGAAATTATCTCCTACCTTTTCAAATGTAGATGATAAAGATTTCAGAACAACTCCTTTCTTGATTAATGAAGATACTGGAGATTTTATCATAAGCCCATCTGAGTCTGGTGATGCTTCACGATTCTTTAGAGAGCTAGATGAGATAAACGTAGCAAGTAAACTAGACTTAACACGCAAGCACCAACTTTTTGAAAAAGATGCCAAACTTAAATTTGGCGGAGCATTTACGTATAAGCAACGTGATTTTGCAACAGTACGTTTTTCTACACCATTTAGAAACTTTGATTCTACAATATTAAATGGAGATCCAAATGCTATATTAGGTCAATATGCCTATAGCGCAACAGATGATTCAGGATTTTTTGTAAGACAAGATTCAAATGAGAATGACTCTTATGATTCAAATATCAATATCGCTGCACTTTATGCGTCAGAAGAGTTTAGACCTTCTAGCTGGTTTACAGCAATTGTAGGTTTGCGTGCTGAAAAATTTGATCTTATTTACACAGGTCAAGACCAGAATGGAAACATTTTTGACGAAGAAAAAATCTTAGATAAATTTGATCTTTTCCCTTCAGCAAACTTAATATTTGATATGAATGAAGAAGGTGCTCAAAAACTGAGAGCTTCTTTTGCAAGAACAACAGCGAGACCATCCTTTAAAGAAGCTTCGCTTGCACAAATTTTCAACCCGATTGAAAATGAATTATTTATTGGTAACATAAACTTACAGCCTACCTACATAAACAACTTCGACCTTCGTTATGAGATTTATGGAGAAGAAGAAAAGAAATTTGGGCTAGGGGATTTCTTAGCACTTTCTGGATTTTACAAGAAATTTAAAGACCCTATAGAACTAACATTCTTTGCAGAGGCTACAGGTCAAGTAACACCTAGAAACTTAGGAGATGCAGAGGTGTATGGAGTAGAGCTTGAGTTACGTAAAAGTCTTGACATTATAGGACTTGACAACTTCTCTCTTAACTTAAATACATCTATCATTGAGTCTAACGAGACGTATAATGAAGATGAACTTATCTTAAGACAAGCATTATTAAAAGAAGGAGAAGACTTAGGAGATGGACGTGTGTTGCAAGGTCAATCACCTTTCTTGCTTAACGCAGGTATTGCATATGAGTCTACAGAAGGTGGATGGAAATCAGGTCTCTTTTACAACGTACAAGGAAAAACACTAGAGATTGTTGCCGCTGGAGAAATTGCAGATGTTTATACACTTCCTTTTAATGATCTCAAGTTTAATCTTTCAAAATCATTTGGAGAAGACCAAAATCAAACAATCACCTTCAAAGCAGGTAACTTACTTAATGATGATCGTGAGAGTGTTTTCCAATCGTTTGGAGCACAAGACCAGTTATACTCTAAGTGGAGTCCTGGACAAGATTTTAGCTTAAGCTACAGCTTTAAGTTTTAA
- a CDS encoding toxin-antitoxin system YwqK family antitoxin, with protein MKKIMMIAAALLMVVSVQAQDDVVKNTYVENGDVIEATIHFDTGEVSQTGYFTKDGKITGEWTSFDRDGNKTATAQYDKGQKVGTWFFWSSEKLTEVNYRDSRVAEVNTWKNEGTRVVSNR; from the coding sequence ATGAAAAAGATAATGATGATAGCGGCGGCACTTTTAATGGTAGTTTCTGTACAGGCACAAGACGATGTTGTAAAAAACACATATGTAGAAAATGGGGATGTTATTGAAGCGACGATTCATTTTGATACAGGAGAGGTAAGTCAGACGGGTTACTTTACAAAGGATGGTAAAATTACAGGAGAGTGGACAAGTTTTGATCGTGACGGAAATAAAACTGCAACAGCTCAATACGATAAGGGACAAAAAGTAGGAACGTGGTTTTTCTGGTCATCAGAGAAGCTTACAGAGGTGAACTATAGAGATTCTAGAGTTGCAGAAGTAAACACTTGGAAAAACGAAGGTACACGAGTAGTAAGCAATAGATAA
- the dgt gene encoding dGTP triphosphohydrolase → MQWERLLSLKRQGDTNKRLRAEQDETRLGFEVDYDRIIFSSAFRSLQDKTQVIPLSKTDFVHTRLTHSLEVAVVGRSLGRQVGKRILEKYPHLAEVHGYKMNDFGAIVAAAALAHDIGNPPFGHSGEKSIGDFFKNGDGKRFKSELTEKQYEDLCSFEGNANGFKILTESRPGADGGLRLSYATLGTFMKYPKESLPHKPTKHIADKKYGFFQEDKEAFKEVAEELGLIQTRTGENISYARHPLTFLVEAADDICYTIIDFEDGINLGLIPEEYALEYLIKLVPHINRSKYASLTEKSARVGYLRALAIGTLIDEAVSIFMDNEEVILNGTFAKGLLDKSSYEAQINDVLKISVSNIYQSDEVISKEIAGYEILNTLLTARCKAITEKPTHYDKLVIQLFKTRTGEDNSLYQELLEICNQVSVMTDSKSLKIFEQLKGMNISS, encoded by the coding sequence ATGCAATGGGAACGCCTGCTTTCACTCAAAAGACAGGGAGATACTAATAAAAGATTACGAGCAGAGCAAGATGAAACTAGGTTAGGTTTTGAGGTAGACTATGACCGTATTATATTTTCATCGGCTTTTAGGAGTCTACAAGACAAGACACAAGTAATCCCTTTGTCTAAAACAGATTTTGTTCATACACGACTCACACACAGTCTTGAAGTAGCTGTTGTAGGGAGATCTTTAGGAAGGCAGGTAGGGAAGCGCATTTTAGAAAAGTACCCGCATCTGGCAGAAGTGCACGGTTATAAGATGAATGATTTTGGAGCTATAGTCGCTGCGGCAGCACTTGCTCACGATATAGGTAATCCTCCCTTTGGTCATTCTGGAGAGAAATCTATAGGTGATTTTTTTAAAAATGGAGATGGTAAACGATTTAAGTCTGAGCTTACAGAAAAGCAGTATGAAGACCTTTGTAGTTTTGAAGGTAATGCAAACGGATTTAAAATTCTCACCGAGTCAAGACCAGGTGCAGATGGGGGCTTGAGACTCTCTTATGCGACGCTAGGTACTTTTATGAAGTATCCCAAGGAGTCACTACCTCATAAACCTACGAAGCATATAGCCGATAAGAAATATGGCTTCTTTCAAGAAGATAAGGAAGCTTTTAAAGAGGTTGCAGAGGAGCTGGGGCTTATCCAGACTCGTACAGGAGAAAATATAAGTTATGCAAGGCACCCACTTACATTTCTAGTGGAGGCGGCAGATGATATCTGTTACACAATTATAGACTTTGAGGATGGTATAAACCTTGGACTCATACCAGAGGAGTATGCATTAGAGTATCTTATTAAGCTAGTTCCTCACATTAATAGGTCTAAATACGCTTCTCTTACCGAGAAGTCTGCCCGAGTAGGTTACTTGCGTGCGCTTGCTATAGGAACTTTAATAGATGAAGCCGTTTCTATATTTATGGATAATGAAGAGGTCATACTCAATGGTACTTTTGCAAAAGGCTTATTGGATAAATCTAGTTATGAGGCACAAATTAACGACGTACTTAAAATAAGTGTCTCAAATATTTACCAGAGTGACGAGGTGATCTCAAAAGAGATTGCTGGATATGAAATTTTAAATACATTATTAACAGCGCGTTGTAAGGCTATTACAGAAAAGCCGACACATTACGATAAGCTGGTGATACAATTATTTAAAACACGTACTGGAGAAGATAATTCTCTTTATCAAGAATTGCTAGAGATATGCAATCAGGTATCTGTTATGACAGATAGTAAGTCTCTCAAAATTTTTGAACAGCTTAAGGGAATGAATATTTCTAGTTAA
- a CDS encoding T9SS-dependent M36 family metallopeptidase, protein MFKHYSKFLAILFLFVAAGLQAQDYVTLLQEQLINQRSESGITTSDVDDLYVYSQSRTQKTGITHVYAGQKYNDISIFNAAVNGAFNGQELVYMTNTLEVNVASRVNATVPQLNPLQAAASAATRLGLGTGTFSIIETVTTKEFLLNTGNVSLEDVPVELVYVPVGDSLVLAWDLNIHTLDGKHWWSVRVDANSGEILDQNDWVVSCSFGTHNHKAVTSRKVKEENNFTLFKANQTNAALAGEQYFVYPLPLESPNHGDAALVVEPQDPVASPFGWHDTDGVEGAEFTITRGNNVYALDDTAGDNEETIGASPDGGDALNFDFPYNFDTNPVNMLDAATTNLFYWNNIVHDILYQYGFDEENGNFQQTNYTGMADGDDFVVADAQDGSGLNNANFATPPDGINPRMQMFLFSASGPPGDLVTITEGPLAGGYVGVPSQFGAPIPEEEALVADLALAIDDNSGADSTDELDACDVITNEADLVGKIAVLRRGACEFGVKVLAAENAGAVAVIVVNNVADAPIAMAPGAVGDQVTIPNLMVSLEDGEAIIAALIAGETINASVLFAGPYQVDGDLDNGIIAHEYGHGVSNRLTGGRNNSNCMRTCVQFDANGCVAGKATEVMSEGWSDYFGLMLTMEEGDTGADVRGIGTFAIGEDTDGGGIRPTPYSTDFAVNNSTYDSVAVFESTTAPHPVGYVWTTMIWDMTWNLIEEYGFDADIYNGTGGNNIALQLVIDGLKLQPCNPGFVDGRDAILAAVEMSPYLADEDEKAAVGCIIWNSFANRGLGWSADQGDWREREDGTSATDLPPDNLNPCNGPLSVAEVGDGVFSIFPNPTNGEINIAVATPQGAGTVKIVDINGRTVYSKDVVLQDTVRLQAEGLATGIYLLQVQTDLGTETTKLIIE, encoded by the coding sequence ATGTTCAAACACTACTCAAAATTTCTTGCTATTCTTTTCTTGTTTGTTGCTGCTGGTTTGCAGGCCCAAGATTACGTAACTCTATTGCAAGAACAATTAATCAATCAAAGATCTGAGTCTGGAATTACAACCTCAGATGTAGATGACTTGTATGTATACAGTCAGTCTAGAACGCAAAAAACAGGCATCACGCACGTGTATGCCGGACAGAAATACAATGATATTTCTATTTTTAATGCTGCTGTAAACGGTGCTTTTAATGGTCAAGAGCTCGTTTATATGACAAATACACTAGAGGTAAACGTAGCTTCACGTGTTAATGCAACGGTTCCACAACTTAATCCTTTACAAGCGGCAGCATCTGCAGCAACGAGATTAGGATTAGGTACGGGGACTTTCTCAATAATTGAAACAGTTACAACCAAGGAGTTCTTACTTAACACCGGTAATGTTTCTCTAGAAGATGTACCTGTAGAGCTTGTTTACGTACCGGTAGGTGATTCACTTGTGCTAGCTTGGGACCTTAACATCCATACTCTAGATGGTAAACACTGGTGGAGTGTGCGCGTAGATGCAAACAGCGGAGAGATTCTTGACCAGAATGACTGGGTGGTGTCTTGTTCTTTTGGAACGCATAACCACAAAGCTGTTACAAGTCGAAAAGTAAAAGAAGAAAACAACTTTACACTTTTTAAGGCAAATCAAACAAATGCAGCCTTAGCTGGAGAACAGTATTTTGTATATCCACTTCCTTTAGAAAGCCCTAACCACGGAGACGCTGCTTTAGTAGTTGAGCCACAAGACCCTGTTGCATCACCTTTCGGGTGGCACGATACAGACGGAGTAGAGGGTGCAGAGTTTACAATTACAAGAGGTAATAATGTATATGCACTTGATGATACTGCAGGAGATAATGAAGAAACCATAGGAGCGTCACCAGACGGAGGTGATGCCCTTAATTTTGACTTTCCTTACAACTTTGATACAAATCCTGTAAATATGTTAGATGCAGCGACAACTAACTTGTTCTATTGGAATAACATCGTTCACGATATATTATATCAATACGGTTTTGATGAAGAAAATGGAAATTTTCAGCAAACCAACTATACGGGTATGGCAGATGGTGACGACTTTGTAGTTGCAGATGCACAAGATGGATCTGGATTAAATAACGCAAACTTTGCAACACCCCCAGACGGAATTAATCCAAGAATGCAAATGTTCTTATTTTCTGCATCAGGCCCTCCTGGTGATCTAGTTACTATTACAGAAGGTCCCCTAGCTGGAGGTTATGTGGGAGTTCCTTCACAGTTTGGAGCGCCTATCCCAGAAGAGGAGGCCCTTGTCGCAGACCTTGCTCTTGCCATAGATGATAACTCTGGTGCAGACTCTACAGATGAGTTAGATGCTTGTGATGTTATTACAAATGAGGCAGACCTCGTGGGTAAAATTGCTGTATTAAGAAGAGGCGCTTGTGAATTCGGGGTAAAAGTTCTTGCTGCCGAAAATGCTGGTGCTGTAGCCGTTATTGTAGTAAATAACGTCGCAGATGCACCAATTGCAATGGCTCCTGGAGCCGTAGGAGATCAAGTAACAATACCTAACCTGATGGTGTCATTAGAAGATGGTGAGGCGATTATAGCCGCACTAATTGCTGGCGAAACAATTAATGCTTCTGTTTTATTTGCAGGGCCATACCAAGTAGATGGTGATCTTGATAATGGTATAATTGCACACGAGTATGGGCACGGTGTGTCTAACAGACTTACAGGGGGGAGAAATAATTCCAACTGTATGCGTACCTGCGTTCAGTTTGACGCAAATGGATGTGTTGCTGGTAAGGCTACAGAGGTGATGAGTGAAGGATGGTCAGATTATTTTGGGCTAATGCTCACAATGGAAGAAGGAGATACTGGGGCAGATGTTCGTGGTATAGGGACCTTTGCAATAGGAGAAGATACAGATGGTGGAGGAATAAGACCTACTCCTTATAGCACAGACTTTGCAGTAAATAACTCAACTTATGATAGCGTTGCTGTTTTTGAAAGTACTACAGCGCCTCACCCAGTTGGTTATGTTTGGACGACAATGATCTGGGATATGACGTGGAACCTTATAGAAGAATATGGTTTTGATGCAGATATTTACAACGGTACTGGAGGTAATAATATCGCATTACAATTAGTGATAGACGGTCTTAAGTTACAACCTTGTAACCCAGGATTTGTAGATGGTCGTGATGCCATACTAGCTGCCGTAGAGATGAGTCCTTACCTAGCAGATGAAGATGAAAAAGCAGCCGTAGGTTGTATCATCTGGAATTCTTTTGCAAATAGAGGTCTAGGTTGGTCTGCAGATCAAGGTGACTGGAGAGAAAGAGAAGATGGTACATCTGCTACAGATTTACCACCAGATAACTTAAACCCTTGTAATGGTCCACTTTCTGTTGCAGAGGTAGGAGACGGTGTATTCAGTATTTTCCCTAATCCTACTAATGGAGAGATAAACATTGCAGTAGCAACTCCTCAAGGCGCAGGTACGGTGAAGATTGTAGATATTAATGGTCGTACAGTATACTCAAAAGATGTTGTTCTTCAAGATACAGTAAGATTACAAGCAGAAGGTCTGGCAACGGGTATATATTTGCTACAAGTACAGACAGACTTAGGGACAGAGACTACAAAACTTATTATCGAGTAG